Proteins co-encoded in one Candidatus Rokuibacteriota bacterium genomic window:
- the accD gene encoding acetyl-CoA carboxylase, carboxyltransferase subunit beta: MAAWFWKGKGEGEDRPKKVNIAEGLWVKCDSCKEIVYRAEVDRAGRVCPKCRYPFRINARERIASIVDEGSFEEREAGLRSKDPLGFKDTKRYTDRVKAARSKTGLEEAVLTGVARIGGHPVVLAVFEFGFLGGSMASVVGEKLARAIELAIQKRLPLLIVSASGGARMQEGILSLMQMAKTAAALKRLADERLPYISLLTDPTTGGVTASFAMLGDLILAEPRALIGFAGPRVIAETIRQPLPEGFQRSEFLLEHGQLDLVVERREIRETLRHIFGFFAGRSLPVP, translated from the coding sequence ATGGCCGCCTGGTTCTGGAAGGGGAAGGGGGAAGGGGAGGACAGGCCCAAGAAGGTCAACATCGCTGAGGGCCTCTGGGTCAAGTGCGACTCCTGCAAGGAGATCGTCTACCGCGCAGAGGTCGACCGCGCCGGCCGCGTCTGCCCCAAGTGCCGCTACCCCTTCCGCATCAACGCGCGCGAGCGCATCGCCTCGATCGTGGACGAGGGCTCCTTCGAGGAGCGCGAGGCGGGGCTGCGCTCCAAGGACCCGCTCGGCTTCAAGGACACCAAGCGGTACACGGACCGCGTCAAGGCCGCCCGCAGCAAGACCGGTCTCGAGGAGGCGGTGCTGACGGGCGTCGCGCGCATCGGGGGGCACCCGGTCGTCCTCGCCGTCTTCGAGTTCGGCTTTCTCGGAGGCAGCATGGCCTCGGTGGTGGGCGAGAAGCTCGCGCGGGCCATCGAGCTCGCGATCCAGAAGCGGCTGCCGCTGCTGATCGTGTCGGCGTCCGGCGGGGCGCGCATGCAGGAGGGCATCCTCTCGCTCATGCAGATGGCCAAGACCGCCGCGGCGCTCAAGCGGCTGGCCGACGAGCGCCTGCCCTACATCTCGCTCCTCACCGACCCGACCACGGGCGGCGTCACGGCCAGCTTCGCCATGCTGGGCGATCTCATCCTTGCCGAGCCGCGCGCTCTCATCGGATTCGCCGGGCCGCGAGTGATCGCCGAGACCATCCGCCAGCCCCTGCCCGAGGGCTTCCAACGCTCGGAGTTCCTGCTCGAGCACGGCCAGCTCGATCTCGTGGTGGAGCGGCGCGAGATCCGCGAGACCCTCCGCCACATCTTCGGCTTCTTCGCGGGCCGGTCGCTGCCGGTCCCATGA
- a CDS encoding folylpolyglutamate synthase/dihydrofolate synthase family protein, whose product MTYREAVARIAGLRGGEMAGMRPGLERIEALLGAVGSPERAMTLVQVAGTNGKGSVAAMLAAILQAAGRRVGLYTSPHLLDLRERIRVDGRPIDEAVLADGVEALGTLLARLDATMFEALTALALDHFASDGVEVAVLETGLGGRLDSTSVGRPAVEVITRIDYDHQAYLGDTLEAIAGEKAAIIRSGVALSAGQEPAVEAVLARQAALVGVPLLVEGRDLRVRVRSASLDGQWLDLEGPGWRLDDVRCGLLGVFQPGNALLAAAAARALGAGDAAIRAGLGRARWPGRFQLIRRDPPVIVDGAHNPAGARALAASLEAYFPGRRVTFVVGTSEDKDRTGILGALLPLAERVICTAANHPRASSPASLAELARSLVGGGTTRVDTAATPTEALQMALSEDQTPTVCVAGSLYLIGEILAQATENTDIFSQALRRG is encoded by the coding sequence ATGACGTATCGCGAGGCCGTGGCCCGCATTGCCGGGCTGCGGGGCGGCGAGATGGCCGGCATGCGCCCCGGCCTCGAGCGCATCGAGGCGCTCCTTGGAGCGGTGGGCAGCCCGGAGCGCGCGATGACGCTGGTGCAGGTGGCGGGCACCAACGGCAAGGGCTCCGTCGCCGCGATGCTCGCGGCCATCCTGCAGGCCGCCGGCCGCCGCGTCGGCCTCTACACCTCGCCCCACCTGCTGGACCTGCGCGAGCGCATCCGTGTGGACGGCCGCCCGATCGACGAGGCCGTTTTGGCCGACGGCGTGGAGGCGCTCGGCACGCTCCTGGCAAGGCTCGACGCGACCATGTTCGAGGCCCTGACCGCGCTCGCGCTCGACCACTTCGCGAGCGACGGCGTCGAGGTGGCGGTGCTCGAAACGGGTCTCGGCGGCCGGCTCGACTCGACCTCCGTCGGCCGTCCCGCCGTCGAGGTGATCACGCGCATCGACTACGACCACCAGGCGTATCTGGGCGATACGCTCGAGGCCATCGCCGGCGAGAAGGCGGCCATCATCAGGAGCGGGGTCGCACTTTCGGCCGGGCAGGAGCCTGCCGTCGAGGCCGTCCTCGCCCGCCAGGCAGCCCTGGTCGGCGTGCCGCTCCTCGTCGAGGGGCGCGATCTCCGCGTGCGGGTGCGAAGCGCGTCACTGGACGGCCAGTGGCTCGATCTCGAAGGGCCCGGATGGCGTCTGGACGACGTGCGCTGCGGACTCCTGGGCGTCTTCCAACCCGGCAACGCGCTCCTGGCGGCGGCGGCCGCCCGCGCCCTCGGCGCCGGCGACGCGGCGATCCGCGCAGGCCTCGGCCGGGCGCGCTGGCCCGGGCGCTTCCAGCTGATCCGCCGCGACCCGCCCGTCATCGTGGACGGAGCGCACAACCCGGCCGGCGCCCGGGCGCTCGCGGCTTCGCTCGAGGCGTACTTCCCCGGCAGGCGCGTCACCTTCGTCGTCGGCACCTCGGAGGACAAGGACCGGACCGGCATCCTGGGCGCGCTCCTGCCGCTGGCCGAGCGGGTCATCTGCACAGCCGCCAACCACCCGCGGGCCTCCTCCCCGGCCTCGCTCGCTGAGCTGGCGCGCTCCCTCGTCGGCGGCGGGACTACAAGAGTAGATACGGCGGCTACTCCGACCGAGGCCCTACAGATGGCCCTCTCGGAGGATCAGACCCCTACGGTTTGTGTGGCGGGCTCGCTCTATCTCATAGGCGAGATCCTCGCCCAAGCCACTGAAAATACAGATATTTTTAGCCAAGCCCTACGGCGTGGCTGA